The following are from one region of the Equus przewalskii isolate Varuska chromosome 21, EquPr2, whole genome shotgun sequence genome:
- the LOC139078166 gene encoding uncharacterized protein, with the protein MKNISWIRKNWLLVAGVSFLGVHLGTYFIQRAAKQSVKSQSGGNKALLNDEVK; encoded by the coding sequence atgaaaaacatCAGTTGGATTAGAAAGAACTGGCTTCTTGTAGCTGGGGTTTCTTTCCTAGGTGTCCATCTTGGAACATACTTTATACAGAGGGCTGCAAAACAGTCTGTAAAATCTCAGTCTGGAGGAAACAAAGCACTATTGAATgatgaagtaaaataa
- the MKKS gene encoding molecular chaperone MKKS, with the protein MSRLEAKKPSLCKSEPLTSERVRATLSVLKGIVTSCYGPSGRLKQLHNGLGGCVCTTSQSSALLANLSVTHPILKILTTAMQNHVSCFSDCGLFTAILCCNLIENVQRIGLTPTTVMKLNKHLLRLCISYLKSEVCGCRIPVDFSSTQILLCLVRSILTSKPACMLTRKEIDHVSALILRTFLLTIPENTEDHIILGKSIIVPLKGQRVIDSTVLPGILIEMSEIQFVKLLPVKKPGSLKVALFCASLSGDLSDTGEGTVVVSYGVSLENAVLDQLLNLGRQLVSDHVDLVMCQKVIHPSLKQFLSMHHVIAIDRVGVALMEPLSKVTGTRPIGSLGSVSPSTYGSVKDWCTAKFGFKHFFHLIPNEATVCSLLLCNRSDTAWDELKVTCQTALHVLQLTLKEPSVLLGGGCTETHLAAYIRHKTCNEPESILKDEGCTQTELQLITEAFCSALESLAGSLEHDGGEILTDLKYGHFWSVQADSPSIVNWSNLLSRCGCGLRNSQEELSWSFLRSTCHPFAPQTCLPHEAAGSANNLTLDCFTAKLNGLQVAVETANLILDLSYVIEDKN; encoded by the exons ATGTCTCGTTTAGAAGCTAAAAAGCCATCCTTGTGTAAAAGTGAACCACTGACAAGTGAGAGAGTCAGGGCCACACTTTCTGTCTTGAAGGGAATCGTGACATCGTGCTATGGCCCCTCGGGTCGGCTGAAGCAGCTGCACAATGGCCTTGGAGGCTGTGTGTGCACAACTTCACAGTCGTCAGCCCTGCTTGCTAACCTCTCAGTCACCCATCCCATTTTAAAGATCCTGACAACTGCCATGCAGAATCACGTGTCGTGCTTCAGTGACTGTGGCTTATTCACAGCCATTCTTTGCTGCAACCTGATTGAAAATGTTCAGAGAATAGGCTTGACACCCACCACTGTCATGAAATTAAATAAGCATCTTTTGAGGCTCTGCATCAGTTACCTCAAGTCTGAAGTCTGTGGCTGTCGAATTCCAGTTGACTTTAGTAGTACTCAGATCCTCCTTTGTTTGGTACGCAGTATATTAACAAGTAAACCTGCCTGTATGCTCACCAGGAAGGAAATAGACCATGTCAGTGCTTTGATTCTGAGAACCTTTTTGCTGACAATTCCAGAAAACACCGAGGACCACATCATTTTAGGAAAGAGTATAATTGTACCTTTAAAAGGCCAAAGAGTTATAGATTCTACTGTATTACCTGGAATACTTATTGAAATGTCAGAAATTCAATTCGTGAAGTTACTGCCTGTCAAAAAACCAGGTTCCCTCAAGGTGGCACTCTTTTGTGCATCTTTATCTGGGGACCTTTCTGATACCGGGGAAGGAACTGTGGTGGTCAGTTACGGAGTTTCTCTTGAAAATGCAGTCCTGGACCAGCTGCTTAACCTGGGAAGGCAGCTAGTTAGTGATCACGTAGATCTTGTTATGTGCCAAAAAGTTATACACCCATCTTTGAAACAGTTTCTCAGTATGCATCATGTTATTGCCATAGACAGAGTTGGAGTGGCTCTGATGGAACCCTTGAGTAAAGTGACAG gaacaCGGCCGATTGGTTCCCTAGGCTCAGTCTCACCTAGTACTTATGGAAGTGTGAAAGATTGGTGCACTGCAAAATTTggcttcaaacatttttttcatcttattcCTAATGAAGCAACTGTCTGCAGTCTGCTTCTCTGCAACAGGAGTGACACTGCCTGGGATGAACTGAAG GTCACATGTCAAACAGCACTGCATGTTTTGCAGTTGACACTCAAGGAACCGAGCGTTTTATTGGGAGGTGGCTGCACTGAAACTCACTTGGCAGCATATATCAGACACAAG acTTGTAACGAGCCAGAAAGCATTCTTAAGGATGAAGGATGTACTCAAACAGAACTTCAGCTAATTACTGAAGCATTTTGCAGTGCACTGGAATCTCTCGCTGGGTCTTTAGAACATGATGGAGGAGAAATTCTCACTGACCTGAAGTATGGACACTTTTGGTCGGTTCAGGCAGATTCTCCCTCTATTGTTAACTGGTCAAATTTGCTTTCAAGATGTGGCTGTGGACTACGCAATAGCCAGGAAGAACTCAGCTGGTCTTTCCTAAGGAGTACTTGTCATCCTTTTGCACCACAAACCTGCCTTCCACATGAAGCTGCAGGCTCAGCCAACAACCTGACTTTGGACTGTTTTACTGCTAAGCTTAATGGCCTACAGGTGGCTGTGGAGACAGCCAATTTGATTTTGGATCTTTCGTATGTTATTGAAGATAAAAACTGA